The Equus caballus isolate H_3958 breed thoroughbred chromosome 12, TB-T2T, whole genome shotgun sequence genome contains a region encoding:
- the SCGB1A1 gene encoding uteroglobin isoform X1 codes for MKLAIIITLAILALCCSPASAGICQRFVGIVQALYLGTPASFEAAVEPFKPDADMKAAATQLKTLVDFLPKNAKDSILKLMDKIVESPLCA; via the exons ATGAAACTCGCCATCATCATCACCCTGGCCATCCTGGCTCTCTGCTGCAGCCCTG CTTCTGCAGGAATCTGCCAGAGATTTGTAGGCATCGTTCAAGCCCTCTACCTGGGCACACCTGCCAGTTTCGAGGCTGCAGTGGAACCCTTCAAACCTGATGCAGACATGAAAGCTGCGGCGACCCAGCTGAAGACGCTGGTGGACTTCCTCCCCAAGAACGCCAAGGACAGCATCTTAAAGCTCATG gaCAAAATAGTAGAGAGCCCACTGTGTGCTTAG